GTATGGGAACAGCTACAGCGGCCTGCACTAATCCTAAATATTCCCTTTCAGTGCGTGGCAAGAAGTGGATGCTCCAGGAAGGAGACGATACTGAAAAATCCCACCTAGGTTACTATAAATATCCCTTAACTCCATTTTGGGCTTTGAAGGCGTTAGGATTCCATGCATTAGCACTAAAACTGTGACTTCTGCAAATGCTATAAACAGAAACAAGTTCTTCCACTTCCTTTCACCACCTTTGGCTCACCTGATGAAATTGATAACAGACGGTGAGAATATTGCCTGTCGTTTGCACAGCGGATAAATTGTGTGTCAAGAGGCACTGCTAGAAGACACGGTGGCGGCCGCCAGCTTAAAAGTGGGATGGGATGTTCATGGAGGAAGAGGACTCTCCATGGGATAAGAAAATGGAACCTCCCTATATCCAAGCAGTATACCTGCACCTGACAGATACTCCTGAATGCTCTATAGAGCATCCTACATACTGACTCtcatttttgaatttttattaCAAGGTTTCGATTAGAGCAGGCAAAAAATCTTGAGGCGAGACCTATAGCGGCCTTAAATAGCTCAGAAGGAAGTTGCTAGAAATGCATCTCCAGGGACCATGATGCTAGATGCTGCTTTGTGTCTCATCAGCCACGTGCAGGACAAACAAGAAGGGGGCAAGCTAAGCCAATTTTTCCAGCCACGGGTGGGAATATTCACTTTTGCTTCCGTTTCCAGAGCCTGCGTCCAAACCTGCAGACCTGGAATCTAGTTTTGTGTTCCCCCGGGAAGCCATGATGGTCCAGCTCCCAACAGAGCGGACCCAACGGGgacaagaagaagaggtggaCTGGCATTTGCCCTCCAAAGAGTGGCCGTACGGCGGACAACCAGAGCACGAGATGCGCTTCCAGGTTTTCCAGAACCTTTGGGAACGAGGCTACTATATCACCAGCGGGAGCAAATTCGGGGGCGATTTCCTTGTTTATCCAGGTAAACGTCAGGGCTGGCGGGGCGGTGGTGCTGCTTTCGGGAAACTTACTAAAAatctgaaggaaggaaaatcGTCCGCTGAAAATGATTAAGCTTCCCATTGGATTCCAGCCCCGTAGTCCCAGCAGATGACTTGAAATTATGCCAGGGTCatagctgttcccacagagcctCACCCCAGCCTGGTTCTTATGGGGTTTGTTGCCCTTGCAGAAATGCATACTGCTTGTTTTGGGACATATACTATGCAGAAACTTTCACCCttttgttctagaacaggggtggccggCCTGTGAGTATGGCAactatgagccccttccagcatatTGGCCAACCCTGTTCTGGAACAAAAAGCAGCCGTCAAGGTAGACAAGATCTTTCCTAAACAAGACTGGGCATTCTTCCTCTGGTAATCCTTCTGCCTCCCGCCCTGACAGGTGACCCGATGAGGTTCCACGCCCACTTCATCGCCCTCTGTGTGCCTCGAGACACACCCCTTTCCTTGTGTGACATCATCAGTGTAGGACGGCTTGGAACCAGCGTCAAGAAGACTGTTCTCCTCTGCTCCGTGGACCAGGACGGGACTGTAGCGTACACGTCCTTGCAGTGGAGTGGGATGCAGTGAGAACGGACTGACCGTCCTTAATGCCTCTGTTAACATCGCTGAGTTCTCGGTGTGCTGTTCCAACAGGGAGCAACTGGTGTCTCTCCACAGAAGCTGCCTTAGGCCGCCTTGCTCAGTGACCTTTTATCAACCTTTTAATTGCATAGAGTTGCAGTCATTTTCAGAGGGGTGCCCTAATAGCCAGGCCCTTCTAGGGGCGGCTGCAGGGGGTGAGTGCTCCGTGTCTCTAGGGACAGATTATCTATTCCCAACAAGCTGCCACTGATCGCCTCGGCCACAGTATGTGAGTAATCCGCCAGCAGTCCTGAGTGGCCAGCAGGATGGATGCTTCTTGAGCCCCcagtgcagaggtggccaaactgtggttctccagatgtctgtggactaaaattcccatgagcccttgccagtgttatgcattatgttggcaggggcttgtgggggcatctgaagagccagtttggccacccctgcatctaGTGGGCCAAACTTGCAGTTAGCAAAGATGCTTAGAAGATGTACAGATCCACGCAGCGGTGGAAGGAGCACAGACGGTTAACTTCCTTtccaaaaataatttatttgattCAATGCAAATGCACGGTTAGCTTCCTGTTCTGGTTTGTTCCTCGTAGAGAGGCTTAAGCTTGGTGGTCTAGGCCAAGGCAGAAaggctgtaagacagagctcttcagccagaC
The Paroedura picta isolate Pp20150507F chromosome 16, Ppicta_v3.0, whole genome shotgun sequence genome window above contains:
- the TSEN34 gene encoding tRNA-splicing endonuclease subunit Sen34 isoform X1, which produces MIRIHALEGRAFVWNADDAQRIREEHRVVGTLVGALARKPRQNVRLGLPLQLLPEEARLLAEMGVATLLKNPTSHPLTEEAGQDPSFLEAVAAYQKDQEESYQEQVRLAGEQRKALMGTLAERIAQGRAKKRQRKGGEAVRGKKWMLQEGDDTEKSHLEPASKPADLESSFVFPREAMMVQLPTERTQRGQEEEVDWHLPSKEWPYGGQPEHEMRFQVFQNLWERGYYITSGSKFGGDFLVYPGDPMRFHAHFIALCVPRDTPLSLCDIISVGRLGTSVKKTVLLCSVDQDGTVAYTSLQWSGMQ
- the TSEN34 gene encoding tRNA-splicing endonuclease subunit Sen34 isoform X2 — encoded protein: MIRIHALEGRAFVWNADDAQRIREEHRVVGTLVGALARKPRQNVRLGLPLQLLPEEARLLAEMGVATLLKNPTSHPLTEEAGQDPSFLEAVAAYQKDQEESYQEQVRLAGEQRKALMGTLAERIAQGRAKKRQRKGGEAEPASKPADLESSFVFPREAMMVQLPTERTQRGQEEEVDWHLPSKEWPYGGQPEHEMRFQVFQNLWERGYYITSGSKFGGDFLVYPGDPMRFHAHFIALCVPRDTPLSLCDIISVGRLGTSVKKTVLLCSVDQDGTVAYTSLQWSGMQ